A portion of the Rhodopseudomonas sp. BAL398 genome contains these proteins:
- a CDS encoding methyl-accepting chemotaxis protein has product MKKKRSAPVEMALPPPAAEPCESVATDHDALLRSWMSLAEMQQRIIKVLTAEISQTSGFVETEADQLSQKFQTLAVSAQQQTERVQSLTSLAQVVEFENQNFAVQDIGSLLEQTLTDVVSKILMLSKDSMSMVYALDSLGINVKRVDACMVRLEQINRTTNMLALNARIEAERAGEAGNAFRVVANEVRELSKATDSLAATMNTELKLVREGLTSGQETLRRVATIDMSDNILAKDRLDLLIGALAKRSAQLKTTVDSAISEAEIISGVVDGMVTGIQFQDRTKQRLEHVVETLNVIGEAVEEVKSSTVALVPELSELQPADMEWVRKLLDRYTLSEVRERFIAQVVDGHTSPLPEQSLAESEPAHGGSVELF; this is encoded by the coding sequence ATGAAGAAAAAGCGCTCCGCGCCCGTCGAGATGGCGCTGCCGCCGCCGGCCGCGGAGCCGTGCGAGTCCGTCGCCACCGACCACGATGCGCTGTTGCGAAGCTGGATGTCGCTGGCGGAGATGCAACAGCGGATCATCAAGGTCCTGACCGCCGAAATCAGCCAGACCTCAGGCTTCGTCGAGACCGAGGCGGACCAGCTCAGCCAGAAGTTTCAGACCCTCGCGGTCAGCGCGCAGCAGCAGACCGAGCGAGTCCAGAGCCTCACCAGTCTGGCGCAGGTGGTGGAGTTCGAGAACCAGAATTTCGCCGTTCAGGATATCGGCTCGTTGCTGGAGCAGACGCTGACCGACGTCGTCTCGAAAATCCTGATGCTGTCGAAGGATTCGATGTCGATGGTCTATGCGCTCGACTCGCTCGGCATCAACGTCAAGCGGGTCGACGCCTGCATGGTACGGCTCGAGCAGATCAACCGCACCACCAACATGCTGGCGCTGAACGCCCGGATCGAAGCCGAGCGGGCCGGCGAGGCCGGCAACGCATTTCGCGTCGTCGCCAATGAGGTGCGCGAATTGTCGAAGGCCACCGACTCGCTCGCGGCGACGATGAACACCGAGCTCAAGCTGGTCCGCGAAGGATTGACCTCCGGCCAGGAGACCTTGCGTCGCGTCGCGACCATCGACATGTCGGACAATATCCTCGCCAAGGACCGCCTCGATTTGCTGATCGGCGCGCTGGCCAAGCGTAGCGCGCAACTGAAGACCACCGTCGACAGCGCGATCAGCGAGGCCGAGATCATCTCCGGCGTGGTCGACGGCATGGTGACCGGGATTCAGTTCCAGGATCGGACCAAGCAGCGGCTCGAACACGTGGTCGAGACGCTGAACGTGATCGGCGAGGCCGTCGAGGAAGTCAAATCCAGCACCGTGGCCCTGGTGCCGGAGCTGTCCGAATTACAGCCGGCCGACATGGAATGGGTCAGGAAATTGCTCGATCGTTACACGTTGAGCGAGGTGCGCGAGCGGTTCATCGCGCAGGTTGTCGATGGGCACACGTCGCCATTGCCCGAGCAGTCCTTGGCGGAAAGCGAACCGGCACACGGCGGATCAGTCGAACTATTTTAG
- a CDS encoding chemotaxis response regulator protein-glutamate methylesterase, whose amino-acid sequence MQPIRVLIVDDSAFVRQVLTELLSSDPTILVVGAAPDPIVAREMIKALNPDLITLDIEMPRMDGLAFLERIMALRPMPVVMISSLTQKGADAALRALAMGAVDYIAKPMIGLSEGFQALKDEIIAVVKVAAKAKVRVASPDRAPMARLGTGQHYSSSEKVIAVGASTGGVEALQELLTAFPADSPAILVTQHMPAAFTAGFANRLDQFCAVTVSQAKDGERVLPGHVYIAPGGFHMELARSGANYVCRIGSQPPVSGHRPSVDVLFRSVAKAAGANAVGIMLTGMGSDGAQGMLEMRRAGASTIGQDEASCVVYGMPKAAFDCGAVEIELPIRKIAQQVLQNCEALAGRGVRV is encoded by the coding sequence ATGCAGCCCATTCGCGTACTCATCGTTGATGACTCGGCCTTCGTCCGGCAGGTGCTCACCGAATTGCTGTCGAGCGACCCGACTATCCTGGTGGTGGGCGCCGCGCCGGACCCGATCGTTGCCAGGGAAATGATCAAGGCGCTCAATCCCGATCTGATCACCCTCGATATCGAGATGCCGCGGATGGACGGATTGGCGTTCCTCGAGAGGATCATGGCGTTGCGGCCGATGCCGGTGGTGATGATTTCGTCGCTGACCCAGAAGGGCGCCGACGCGGCGCTGCGGGCGCTGGCGATGGGCGCGGTGGATTACATCGCCAAGCCGATGATCGGCTTGAGCGAAGGCTTCCAGGCGCTGAAGGACGAGATCATCGCAGTCGTGAAGGTTGCGGCCAAGGCAAAAGTCCGGGTGGCCTCGCCAGACAGGGCGCCGATGGCGCGCCTCGGCACCGGCCAGCACTACAGCTCGTCCGAGAAGGTGATCGCGGTCGGCGCGTCGACCGGCGGCGTCGAGGCGTTGCAGGAATTGCTCACCGCGTTTCCGGCGGATTCGCCGGCGATTCTCGTGACCCAGCACATGCCGGCTGCCTTCACGGCTGGTTTCGCCAATCGGCTCGACCAGTTCTGCGCGGTGACCGTGAGCCAGGCCAAGGACGGCGAGCGGGTGTTGCCGGGCCACGTCTACATCGCGCCCGGCGGCTTCCATATGGAATTGGCGCGCTCGGGCGCCAACTATGTGTGCCGGATCGGCAGCCAGCCGCCGGTGTCCGGACATCGGCCGTCGGTCGACGTGCTGTTCCGCTCGGTGGCGAAGGCGGCCGGCGCCAATGCGGTCGGCATCATGCTGACCGGCATGGGCTCCGACGGCGCGCAGGGAATGTTGGAAATGCGCCGAGCCGGCGCCTCCACGATCGGGCAGGATGAAGCGAGCTGCGTGGTTTACGGCATGCCGAAGGCGGCGTTCGATTGCGGGGCGGTCGAGATCGAACTGCCGATCCGGAAAATCGCCCAGCAGGTGCTGCAGAATTGCGAGGCTTTGGCGGGCCGCGGCGTGCGGGTGTGA
- a CDS encoding STAS domain-containing protein, with product MRFVFKGSDATVSLTGELTFVDHQAFREVADRLGASTGKTIVIELADLEFIDSAGLGMLLIAREEARKTNRTLVLRGAKGQVGRMFALTKFDTLFSVEA from the coding sequence ATGCGCTTCGTATTCAAGGGCAGCGATGCCACGGTGTCCCTCACCGGCGAACTCACTTTCGTCGATCATCAGGCATTTCGCGAGGTCGCGGACCGTCTGGGCGCCTCCACCGGCAAGACCATCGTGATCGAGCTTGCGGACCTCGAATTCATCGATTCGGCCGGCCTCGGAATGTTGTTGATCGCGCGCGAGGAGGCCCGCAAGACGAACCGGACGCTGGTGCTGCGCGGCGCCAAGGGGCAGGTCGGGCGGATGTTCGCATTGACCAAGTTCGACACGCTGTTTTCCGTGGAGGCGTAG
- a CDS encoding ATP-binding protein: MATVADPEIATAELESSTVCWDGLAETSLALSLLPPARVCVEHHLIVSQKWQSRPRAVCRHLGLVLTTRSAYRCMVAKPFVDAIAERIELSADVRERAHTALQEAVMNAVLHGNLGLDSALRDDLAGMDKTHATIEELLLTPQVALSALRIDAIWNSHHLIIIVRDSGNGFDRKQLPTSEEWMASGHIGSGRGLMILEAFCDRLALLRGGTVIRLGFHL, from the coding sequence ATGGCGACAGTCGCTGACCCCGAGATAGCAACGGCAGAACTCGAATCCAGTACCGTATGCTGGGACGGGCTGGCGGAAACGTCGCTGGCGTTGTCGCTGCTGCCGCCGGCGAGGGTCTGCGTCGAGCACCATCTGATCGTTTCACAGAAATGGCAGTCGCGCCCGCGCGCGGTCTGCCGACACTTGGGATTGGTGCTGACGACGCGCTCGGCCTATCGTTGCATGGTGGCCAAGCCGTTCGTCGATGCGATCGCGGAGCGGATCGAACTGTCTGCGGACGTCCGGGAGCGGGCGCATACGGCGCTGCAGGAAGCGGTGATGAACGCGGTGCTGCATGGCAATCTCGGGCTCGACTCCGCTTTGCGCGATGATCTTGCCGGGATGGACAAGACCCACGCGACGATCGAGGAGCTGCTGTTGACGCCGCAGGTGGCGCTGAGCGCATTGCGGATCGACGCGATCTGGAACAGCCACCATCTCATCATCATCGTGCGCGACAGCGGCAATGGCTTCGACAGAAAACAGCTGCCGACGTCGGAGGAATGGATGGCCTCCGGCCATATCGGCAGCGGCAGGGGGCTGATGATCCTCGAGGCGTTCTGCGACCGTCTGGCCCTGCTGCGCGGGGGCACCGTGATCAGGCTGGGATTCCATCTATGA
- a CDS encoding CheR family methyltransferase, which translates to MQQDYVLQDGDFRKIANLVMEKTGIVLSEKKRAFIHGRLGRRLRILGLEDFSQYCRLLESRAGEDERHMLINAVTTNHTSFFREEHHFDYLTKTVLPTIAAPYGNKPGRLRIWSAGCSTGEEPHTLAMMLREFRPSLADWDAKILATDLDTNVVSHAATGLYDADRLETIPAAYRKRYVTVEDDGRFRINDEVRSLISFAPLNLLEKWPMSGPFDVIFCRNVVIYFDKPTQRTLFDRYAELLRPDGWLFIGHSESLLNVTNRFSLVGRTIYRRTS; encoded by the coding sequence GTGCAGCAGGACTATGTTCTTCAGGACGGCGACTTCCGCAAGATCGCCAATCTGGTGATGGAGAAGACCGGAATCGTCTTGAGCGAAAAGAAGCGCGCCTTCATTCACGGGCGGCTCGGTCGACGGCTGCGGATCCTGGGCCTGGAGGATTTCAGCCAGTACTGCCGCCTGCTGGAGAGCCGCGCCGGCGAAGACGAACGTCACATGCTGATCAACGCGGTGACCACCAACCATACCAGCTTCTTCCGCGAGGAGCATCATTTCGACTACCTCACCAAAACGGTGTTGCCGACCATCGCAGCCCCATACGGCAACAAGCCCGGCCGGCTGCGGATCTGGTCGGCCGGCTGCTCGACCGGGGAGGAGCCGCACACGCTGGCGATGATGCTGCGGGAATTCCGGCCGTCGCTGGCGGACTGGGACGCCAAGATCCTCGCCACGGATCTCGACACCAACGTCGTCAGCCACGCCGCCACCGGGCTTTATGACGCCGATCGGCTCGAGACGATCCCGGCCGCCTATCGCAAGCGTTACGTCACGGTGGAAGATGACGGGCGATTCCGGATCAACGACGAAGTCCGCTCGCTGATCAGCTTCGCTCCGCTGAACCTGCTGGAAAAATGGCCGATGAGCGGCCCGTTCGATGTGATCTTTTGCAGGAATGTGGTGATCTATTTCGACAAGCCGACGCAACGCACGTTGTTCGATCGCTATGCCGAATTGCTGCGGCCCGATGGCTGGCTGTTCATCGGCCATTCCGAGAGCCTGCTCAACGTCACCAATCGGTTCAGCCTGGTCGGGCGCACAATCTATCGCAGGACGTCATGA
- a CDS encoding methyl-accepting chemotaxis protein, translating into MMHELDAQDDLDVAKPAPVKASKKKAKPAAVSSATPSSGADRKWRSIVDAISRSQAMIEFALDGTIMEANTNFLTVFGYALDDIKGRHHSMLVDPAYRSSAEYRAFWEKLGRGEHDSGEYKRIGNGGKEIWLEASYNPFMGADGKPIGVVKYATDITQRVIKNADVSGQIAAVNKSQAVIEFGLDGTILKANDNFLNAVGYAAAELVGQHHSMFVDPLYRGSPDYRMFWDKLGRGEYDAGQYRRFGKGGREIWLEASYNPILGPDGKPYKVVKYATDITAQTVKNADFSGQIEAVNKAQAVIEFTLDGKVLRANDNFLNTMGYVSAELVGQHHSLLVEPAYRQSTDYRMFWDKLGRGEYDAGQYKRVGKGGKEVWIQASYNPIIGPDGKPFKVVKYATDITLQVKATEALQAAVQQTQDVVNAAKENDLRHRVPLEGKTGEIAQLCEGVNGLLDTMSTMIGEISETSHTLTTAAREIATGNTDLSQRTEEQAASLEETAASMEELTNTVRQNAENAQQANKLASSASDVALKGGSVVAEVVQTMDGITHASRKIADIIGVIDEIAFQTNILALNAAVEAARAGDQGRGFAVVAAEVRNLAQRSANAAKEIKGLISDSVSKVESGSRLVDTAGKTMEEIVQSVKRVTDIMAEISAASQEQRGGIEQVNNAVTQMDKVTQQNAALVEEAAAAAKSMEDQTNSMSEMVSQFLLSEGFEGSHHAPAKGGMRPTGNPVVDRTLRSAKEPVSAIRSRPSAHGGESSRQQRVEEEPVRRRVAAGGDTDWKQF; encoded by the coding sequence ATGATGCACGAATTGGACGCCCAGGACGATCTGGATGTGGCAAAGCCCGCGCCCGTCAAAGCCAGCAAGAAGAAGGCAAAGCCCGCCGCGGTGAGTTCAGCGACGCCATCGTCGGGCGCCGATCGCAAATGGCGCAGCATCGTCGATGCCATCAGCCGTTCGCAGGCCATGATCGAATTCGCGTTGGACGGCACGATCATGGAAGCCAATACCAACTTCCTCACCGTCTTTGGCTATGCGTTGGACGACATCAAGGGGCGGCATCATTCGATGCTGGTCGACCCGGCCTATCGCAGCAGTGCGGAATATCGCGCGTTCTGGGAAAAGCTCGGCCGCGGCGAGCACGATTCCGGCGAGTACAAGCGCATCGGCAATGGCGGCAAGGAAATCTGGCTCGAAGCGAGCTACAATCCATTCATGGGTGCCGACGGCAAGCCCATCGGTGTGGTGAAATACGCGACCGACATTACCCAGCGCGTGATCAAGAATGCCGATGTCAGTGGTCAGATCGCCGCGGTCAACAAGTCGCAGGCGGTGATCGAGTTCGGCCTCGACGGCACGATCCTGAAGGCCAACGATAACTTCCTGAACGCGGTCGGCTACGCGGCGGCGGAGCTGGTCGGTCAGCACCACTCGATGTTCGTCGATCCATTGTATCGCGGCAGTCCCGATTATCGCATGTTCTGGGACAAGCTCGGACGCGGCGAATATGATGCCGGCCAGTACAGGCGATTTGGCAAGGGCGGCCGGGAAATCTGGCTCGAGGCGAGCTACAACCCGATCCTCGGCCCCGACGGCAAGCCCTACAAGGTGGTGAAATACGCCACCGACATCACGGCTCAAACCGTCAAGAACGCCGATTTCAGCGGTCAGATCGAAGCCGTCAACAAGGCCCAGGCCGTGATCGAGTTCACGCTCGACGGCAAGGTGCTGCGCGCCAATGACAACTTCCTGAATACGATGGGCTACGTTTCCGCCGAATTGGTCGGGCAACACCACTCGCTGCTCGTCGAGCCGGCCTATCGGCAGAGCACCGACTACCGGATGTTCTGGGACAAGCTCGGCCGCGGTGAATACGACGCCGGGCAGTACAAGCGGGTCGGCAAGGGCGGCAAGGAAGTCTGGATCCAGGCCAGCTACAATCCGATCATCGGTCCGGACGGCAAGCCCTTCAAGGTGGTGAAATACGCCACCGATATCACCCTACAGGTCAAGGCGACCGAAGCGCTGCAGGCCGCCGTGCAGCAGACCCAGGACGTCGTCAACGCGGCGAAGGAGAACGATCTGCGCCACCGCGTCCCGCTGGAAGGCAAGACCGGTGAGATCGCGCAGCTGTGCGAGGGCGTCAATGGCCTGCTCGACACCATGTCGACGATGATCGGCGAAATTTCCGAGACCTCGCACACGCTCACCACGGCAGCGCGCGAGATCGCCACCGGCAACACCGATCTGTCGCAACGCACCGAAGAACAGGCCGCCAGTCTGGAAGAGACCGCAGCCAGCATGGAGGAGCTGACCAATACGGTCAGGCAGAATGCGGAAAACGCCCAGCAGGCCAACAAGCTCGCCTCGTCGGCCTCGGACGTCGCGTTGAAGGGCGGTTCGGTGGTGGCCGAAGTGGTGCAGACCATGGACGGCATCACCCATGCGAGCCGCAAGATCGCCGACATCATCGGCGTGATCGACGAGATCGCGTTCCAGACCAACATCCTGGCGCTCAACGCGGCGGTGGAAGCCGCGCGCGCCGGCGATCAGGGGCGCGGCTTTGCGGTGGTCGCCGCCGAAGTCCGCAACCTGGCTCAGCGCAGCGCCAACGCCGCCAAGGAGATCAAGGGGCTGATCTCGGATTCGGTCTCCAAGGTGGAATCCGGCTCGCGCCTGGTCGATACCGCCGGCAAGACCATGGAAGAGATCGTGCAGTCGGTGAAGCGCGTGACCGACATCATGGCGGAGATCTCCGCGGCCTCGCAGGAGCAGCGTGGCGGCATCGAACAGGTGAACAACGCCGTCACCCAGATGGACAAGGTCACGCAGCAAAATGCCGCGCTGGTCGAGGAAGCGGCCGCGGCTGCCAAATCGATGGAAGACCAGACCAACTCGATGTCGGAGATGGTGAGTCAGTTCCTGCTGTCGGAAGGCTTCGAGGGTAGTCACCACGCGCCGGCAAAGGGCGGCATGAGGCCGACCGGCAATCCGGTCGTCGATCGGACGCTGCGCTCGGCCAAGGAACCGGTATCGGCGATCCGGTCGCGGCCGTCGGCCCATGGCGGCGAGAGTTCCAGACAGCAGCGGGTCGAGGAGGAGCCGGTGCGACGTCGCGTTGCGGCGGGCGGCGATACCGACTGGAAGCAGTTCTAG
- the cheD gene encoding chemoreceptor glutamine deamidase CheD, which yields MSRHSRIHGVKPAGDAATQSGVRRYRDPRFDATAVKVFPGEHYVTAVADEMLVTILGSCVAACIRDPLANVGGMNHFMLPEAAGAGWDTASDTMRYGNVAMERLINDILARGGSRQRLEIKVFGGGNVMRGTTNIGHRNAEFVESYLGAENLPIAAHHLRGNLPRRVHYFPATGRVMLLELQRTEEEAVVRSERNYKSKIQVEPVAGSAELF from the coding sequence ATGAGCCGGCATTCGCGCATCCACGGGGTCAAGCCCGCAGGCGACGCCGCGACGCAGTCCGGCGTGCGGCGCTATCGCGATCCGCGGTTCGACGCGACTGCGGTCAAGGTGTTTCCCGGTGAGCACTATGTGACCGCGGTCGCCGACGAAATGCTCGTCACCATCCTGGGCTCCTGTGTCGCGGCCTGCATCAGAGATCCGCTCGCCAATGTCGGGGGCATGAATCACTTCATGTTGCCGGAAGCCGCGGGCGCCGGCTGGGACACCGCGTCGGATACGATGCGTTACGGCAACGTCGCGATGGAACGCCTGATCAACGATATCCTGGCCCGGGGCGGCTCGCGCCAACGTCTGGAAATCAAGGTGTTTGGCGGCGGCAATGTGATGCGCGGGACCACCAATATCGGCCACCGCAACGCGGAGTTCGTCGAGAGTTATCTCGGCGCGGAGAATCTGCCGATCGCCGCCCATCACCTGCGGGGTAACCTGCCGCGCCGCGTCCATTATTTCCCGGCCACCGGCAGGGTCATGCTGCTCGAATTGCAACGCACCGAGGAGGAAGCGGTGGTCCGCAGCGAGCGCAACTACAAATCAAAAATCCAGGTCGAACCCGTGGCGGGTTCGGCGGAACTGTTTTGA
- a CDS encoding chemotaxis protein CheW gives MQPDQTSIAGFAQDDLDAPPGGENRQQFITFTLGAEEYGIDIMVVREIKGWTDTTMIPNAPVHVRGVINLRGVIVPIFDLRARFGVGLTVPTSMHVVIIVAAGTRTIGLLVDTVSDIISIDPKAIRPVPEMGLPTEDQFLEGLVAIDNRMVTLVSLAGLFGNSAEASKRHFKGDAATSKAA, from the coding sequence ATGCAGCCTGATCAGACGTCGATCGCCGGTTTCGCTCAGGACGATCTCGATGCGCCGCCGGGTGGCGAGAATCGGCAGCAATTCATCACCTTCACGCTCGGAGCCGAGGAATACGGCATCGACATCATGGTGGTCCGCGAGATCAAGGGCTGGACCGACACCACGATGATTCCGAACGCGCCGGTTCATGTCCGCGGCGTGATCAATTTGCGCGGCGTCATCGTGCCGATCTTCGACCTGCGCGCGCGGTTCGGAGTCGGCCTCACCGTCCCCACCAGCATGCATGTGGTGATCATCGTCGCGGCCGGTACGCGGACCATCGGGCTGCTGGTCGATACCGTGTCCGACATCATCTCGATCGATCCGAAGGCGATCCGGCCGGTGCCCGAAATGGGACTCCCGACCGAGGATCAGTTCCTCGAAGGATTGGTGGCGATCGATAACCGGATGGTCACGCTGGTCTCGCTGGCTGGGCTTTTCGGGAATTCCGCCGAAGCCAGCAAGCGACACTTCAAGGGCGATGCCGCGACGTCGAAGGCCGCCTGA